From the Solanum lycopersicum chromosome 10, SLM_r2.1 genome, one window contains:
- the LOC138338951 gene encoding uncharacterized protein, with protein MPGLNPRVAVHQLAVKNGSRPVKQAQRHFRPDLIPLIENEVNKLIEAGFIREVKYPTWISSIVPVRKKNGQIRVCVDFRDLNNACPKDEFPLPIPELMIDATTGYEAMSFMDGSSGYNQIRMSPKDEKLTAFRTPKARWYLQFQQFEIVYIPQKSVKGQALADFLADHPIPNDWELTDEFPDEDAMLIEVQPPWKMYFDRAAHRGGAGAGVVFISSQEEILPFSFTLKQCCSNNVAEYQALILGLEMAVDMKQLHLQVFGDSQLVINQLLGSYEVKKPELRPYHDYAQKLIRWLGDVTLQHVRRIDNKKADALATLASTLTLPDQTQVTVCQKWIVPPSNKEEYIENKLDHIVAIVEAAKEDWRQPIIDYLCYGILPENPRRRTDIRRRATRFLYYKDTLYRRSFEGNVITMFGRGRSDSSSTRSTRRSMWITSIWTKTSFSHKEDGPPEVLHPTIASWPFDAWGLDIVGPLPKSSSGHLYILAATDYFSKWTEAVALKEVKKENVANFIRVNIIYRFGIPRYIITDNGKPFDNKLMNKICDLFDFKQRKSSMYHAAANVLPLKRQRPSLRLAIQEGLTEEENARLRLAELEALDEKRLQAQQNLECYQARLSRAFNKKVRLRCFQVGDQVLAVRRPIITSHKSGGKFTSKWDGPYVVQEAYSNGAYKLVDVDGLRIDPINAKFLKRYYP; from the exons ATGCCTGGATTGAATCCTAGAGTAGCGGTCCATCAATTGGCAGTCAAAAATGGTTCTCGTCCAGTTAAACAAGCTCAAAGACATTTTAGACCAGACTTGATTCCATTGATAGAAAATGAAGTTAACAAACTCATTGAGGCAGGCTTTATTCGTGAGGTCAAATATCCTACATGGATTTCAAGTATTGTTCCTGTGAGGAAGAAGAATGGTCAAATTCGAGTTTGTGTTGACTTTAGAGATCTCAATAATGCATGCCCTAAAGATGAGTTTCCTCTTCCCATTCCAGAGTTGATGATTGATGCCACCACTGGTTATGAGGCAATGTCGTTCATGGATGGTTCTTCTGGATATAATCAAATCCGCATGTCACCAAAAGATGAAAAACTCACTGCATTTCGCACGCCAAAAG CAAGATGGTACCTCCAATTCCAACAATTTGAGATTGTGTACATCCCTCAAAAATCCGTGAAGGGACAAGCACTAGCGGATTTCTTAGCAGACCATCCTATACCAAATGATTGGGAGTTAACTGATGAGTTTCCTGATGAAGATGCGATGTTAATTGAAGTTCAACCTCCTTGGAAAATGTACTTTGACAGGGCTGCACATCGCGGCGGAGCTGGTGCTGGTGTGGTGTTCATCAGTTCACAAGAAGAGATTCTACCATTCTCTTTTACTCTAAAACAATGTTGCTCCAATAATGTCGCTGAATATCAAGCACTGATACTTGGACTTGAAATGGCCGTTGACATGAAACAATTACATTTACAGGTCTTTGGTGACTCtcaattggtgattaatcaactcTTAGGAAGTTATGAGGTAAAAAAGCCTGAATTGCGACCTTATCATGATTATGCTCAAAAGTTGATAAGATGGCTTGGGGATGTAACCCTTCAACATGTGCGTCGAATAGATAATAAGAAAGCTGATGCATTGGCTACTCTAGCTTCAACGTTAACCCTTCCTGATCAAACACAAGTAACTGTCTGTCAAAAATGGATAGTACCACCGTCAAATAAGgaagaatatattgaaaataagctTGATCATATCGTCGCCATTGTTGAAGCTGCGAAGGAAGATTGGAGACAACCCATCATTGACTACCTATGTTATGGGATACTTCCAGAAAATCCAAGAAGAAGAACTGACATACGTCGTCGTGCAACTCGTTTCCTTTACTATAAGGATACATTATATAGAAGATCATTTGAGGGTAATGTTATTACGATGTTTGGGAGAGGAAGAAGCGATTCAAGCTCTACAAGAAGCACACGCAGGAGTATGTGGATCACATCAATCTGGACTAAAACTTCATTTTCACATAAAGAGGATGGG CCACCCGAAGTATTGCACCCAACCATCGCATCTTGGCCATTTGACGCTTGGGGACTGGATATTGTAGGACCATTACCAAAGTCTTCTAGTGGACACTTGTACATCTTGGCTGCAACTGATTACTTTTCAAAATGGACTGAAGCTGTCGCTCTTAAAGAGGTGAAGAAAGAGAATGTTGCAAATTTTATCcgagtaaatattatttatcgcTTTGGCATCCCTCGCTATATAATAACAGACAATGGCAAACCATTCGATAACAAGTTAATGAACAAGATTTGTGATCTTTTTGACTTTAAGCAGCGTAAATCTTCTATGTACCATGCTGCCGCTAATG TCCTGCCACTCAAGCGTCAAAGACCCTCCTTAAGACTTGCTATTCAAGAAGGGCTCACTGAGGAAGAAAATGCTCGATTGCGTCTTGCTGAGTTAGAAGCACTTGATGAAAAGAGGTTACAAGCCCAACAAAACCTTGAATGTTATCAAGCTCGTCTATCTCGTGCTTTTAATAAGAAGGTTCGCTTGAGGTGCTTTCAAGTTGGAGATCAAGTTCTCGCGGTAAGAAGACCCATCATTACTTCGCACAAGTCTGGGGGCAAATTTACCTCAAAGTGGGATGGACCATATGTGGTACAAGAAGCATATTCAAATGGTGCTTACAAGCTTGTTGATGTTGATGGCTTAAGGATCGATCCTATTAATGCCAAATTTCTAAAGAGATACTATCCTTGA